The following proteins come from a genomic window of Salvia hispanica cultivar TCC Black 2014 chromosome 4, UniMelb_Shisp_WGS_1.0, whole genome shotgun sequence:
- the LOC125219811 gene encoding auxin-responsive protein SAUR36-like, which translates to MGRRRGISLKHRVAAIFPSPAQRRKLCGVIGWAHKVGLKVKSTLAQAAGGKYKRDPVLGKPVPVPKGQMAVYVGQSDGAFERILVPVVYFNHPLFGDLLKESENEFGFNQPGGITIPCRVAEFERVQTRIKTGRKTLSLPL; encoded by the coding sequence ATGGGCAGAAGACGAGGCATCTCGCTGAAACACCGCGTCGCCGCAATTTTCCCCTCTCCAGCGCAACGCCGCAAATTGTGCGGGGTGATCGGGTGGGCTCACAAGGTCGGGTTGAAAGTGAAATCGACGCTAGCGCAGGCGGCGGGAGGGAAATACAAGCGGGATCCGGTTTTGGGGAAGCCCGTACCCGTTCCTAAGGGGCAGATGGCGGTGTACGTGGGGCAGAGCGACGGGGCATTCGAGCGGATTCTGGTGCCGGTGGTGTATTTCAACCATCCGTTGTTTGGGGATTTGTTGAAGGAGTCGGAAAATGAGTTCGGGTTCAATCAGCCGGGCGGGATAACTATACCTTGTCGTGTCGCCGAGTTTGAGCGAGTTCAGACCCGGATTAAGACGGGTCGGAAGACTTTAAGTTTACCTTTGTAA
- the LOC125222665 gene encoding tubulin-folding cofactor D isoform X1, with protein sequence MLMEEEASASPSLQGEVEDEYDSKESVLQRYFLQEWKLVKSLLDNIVSARRVSDLSAVQKIRSILDKYQEQGQLLEPYLEIMISPLMDIVRSRAVELGTASNEITEVIQPICIIIYSLVTVCGYKSIIRFFPHQVSDLELAVSLLEKCHATNSDTSLRQESTGAMETKCVVLLWLSILVLIPFDLSSVDTSMASSDYTGKDEPPPLVLRILEICKNYLANAGPMRSIAGLLLSRLLTRPDMSKAFTSFIDWAHETLSSVEDSVIDHFRLLGVVEALAAIFKIGSTSVLLNVVPLLWNDASTLIKARTAIRSSLLRKYIIKLAQRIGLTVLPPRSATWHYVGRNKVLGENISLNETRNFEQLNNPVDTNSCDTSQEMSCLEEEDLDVPDVLEDIIELLLSGLRDTDTVVRWSAAKGIGRVASRLTYSLADEILSSVLELFSPSEGDGSWHGGCLALGELARRGLLLPISFPKVVPVIIKALHYDIRRGPHSVGSHVRDAAAYVCWAFGRAYNHRDMKNVLEQVAPHLLTVACYDREVNCRRAAAAAFQENVGRQGNFSHGIDIVNTADYFALSSRANSYLSVAVFIAQYDGYLRPFVDELLHNKICHWEKGLRELASTALSLLVKFEPEYFANVILDKLVPCTLSSDLCMRHGATLATGEVVLALHKQSYALPTDKQKTVAGIVPAIEKARLYRGKGGEIMRSAVSRFIQCISIAKISLTEKIKRSLLDTLNENLKHPSSNIQNVAVEALKHYIPTYFVMMENKGVNDIMSRYLEQLSDPNVAARRGSALALGVLPLELLSRGWKSAITKLCRSCKIEDNPDDRDAEARVNAVRGLVSVCETLSEAGEASDFLSGEDGIALFPLIKNEVMSSLFIALEDYSTDNRGDIGSWVREAAMDGLERCTYILCKRDSLNKEISSSLQLEKGDNSGDDHFSSYFEASLAKNLVGGIVKQAVEKMDKLRELAARILQRLLHNKTIFVPHIPHREILEHIVPNEAELLWGVPTFSYPRFVQLLKVSCYSIYVVSGLVISIGGLQESLRKASLSALLDYLQNKITEGHNKSKEPSLSLDILWILQRYRRCDRVIVPTLKTIEILFSRKLLLNMEDETPVFCAGVLDSLTVELRGTKDFSKLNAGIAILGYIASISDPISIKAFSHLLTFLAHRYPKIRKYAAEQVYLVLLENENLISADKLNEATEIITETCWEGDVEEAKKRRLLLYEIANVETAATVNATTKKESGKAVDQNQASADEDASYSSLVGSAGY encoded by the exons ATGTTAATGGAGGAAGAAGCTTCAGCTTCACCATCCCTACAGGGAGAAGTAGAAGACGAGTACGATTCCAAGGAGAGTGTATTGCAGCGATACTTTCTTCAAGAATGGAAGCTCGTCAAATCCCTGCTCGACAACATTGTTTCCGCTCGCCGTGTCTCCGATCTCTCTGCCGTCCAAAAAATTCGATCCATT TTGGATAAATATCAGGAGCAAGGCCAGCTCTTAGAGCCATATCTTGAGATTATGATTTCACCTCTGATGGATATTGTCCGATCAAGAGCGGTAGAATTAGGGACAGCCTCCAACGAGATCACTGAAGTGATCCAGCCTATATGcataataatatattcttTGGTTACAGTTTGTGGGTACAAGTCTATTATTAGGTTCTTTCCTCATCAGGTCTCAGATCTTGAACTTGCGGTATCCCTTTTGGAGAAATGTCATGCCACAAATTCTGATACCTCACTAAGGCAAGAAAGTACTGGAGCAATGGAAACAAAATGTGTCGTACTTCTTTGGCTTTCTATTCTTGTGTTGATTCCTTTTGACCTATCCTCTGTGGATACTAGCATGGCTAGTAGTGACTATACTGGGAAAGATGAGCCTCCTCCATTGGTATTGCGGATTTTAGAGATCTGTAAGAACTATCTAGCAAATGCAGGTCCTATGCGTAGCATAGCTGGATTGCTGCTGTCAAGGCTCTTAACACGGCCAGATATGTCAAAGGCATTCACCAG CTTTATTGATTGGGCGCATGAAACTCTTTCATCTGTGGAGGACAGTGTTATAGACCACTTTCGATTGTTAGGTGTAGTTGAAGCTTTGGCTGCCATCTTTAAG ATCGGTAGCACATCAGTATTGCTGAATGTAGTGCCACTTTTATGGAATGATGCATCTACTTTGATCAAGGCTCGTACTGCTATTCGGAGTTCTTTACTCCGTAAGTATATTATAAAGCTAGCCCAGCGGATTGGGTTAACAGTCTTGCCACCTCGCTCAGCAACTTGGCATTATGTG GGTAGAAACAAGGTTCTTGGAGAAAACATATCCTTAAATGAGACAAGAAATTTTGAGCAACTAAATAATCCCGTGGACACAAACTCCTGTGATACATCACAAGAAATGAGCTgccttgaagaagaagatttgGATGTTCCAGATGTCTTAGAAGATATTATTGAACTTTTGCTGTCAGGATTGAGAGATACG GACACTGTTGTGCGATGGTCTGCTGCAAAAGGTATTGGCCGTGTTGCTTCACGTTTAACTTACTCTCTTGCAGACGAGATCCTCTCATCCGTACTGGAACTCTTTTCTCCTAGTGAG GGAGATGGTTCATGGCACGGTGGGTGCTTGGCCCTAGGAGAACTTGCACGCAGAGGACTACTCTTACCAATCAGCTTTCCCAAAGTTGTTCCAGTGATCATAAAG GCTTTACATTATGATATTCGAAGAGGACCTCATAGTGTCGGATCCCATGTACGTGATGCTGCTGCCTATGTTTGTTGGGCTTTCGGCCGTGCATATAACCACCGAGACATGAAGAATGTGCTGGAACAGGTTGCCCCGCATCTTCTAACAGTGGCGTGCTATGACCGTGAG GTTAATTGCAGAAGAGCAGCAGCTGCTGCTTTCCAGGAAAATGTGGGGCGACAAGGGAATTTCTCCCATGGCATTGATATAGTGAATACTGCCGATTATTTTGCACTGTCATCTCGAGCGAACTCATATCTATCTGTTGCTGTTTTCATTGCTCAATATGATGGCTACCTTCGTCCGTTTGTGGATGAACTGTTGCACAATAAGATATGTCATTGG GAAAAGGGTTTGAGAGAACTTGCTTCCACTGCCCTTTCGTTGCTTGTAAAGTTTGAGCCTGAATATTTTGCAAATgtaattttggataaattaGTTCCTTGCACTTTATCATCTGACTTGTGCATGCGGCACGGTGCAACCTTGGCCACTGGGGAGGTAGTGTTGGCTCTTCATAAGCAAAGTTATGCCCTTCCCACAG ATAAGCAGAAAACAGTAGCTGGTATTGTTCCTGCAATTGAGAAAGCACGACTTTATCGTGGTAAAGGAGGAGAAATCATGCGTTCTGCTGTTTCTCGTTTCATTCAGTGCATCTCCATAGCTAAAATATCTCTAACTGAAAAGATTAAACGAAGTTTGCTTGATACCCTAAATGAGAATTTGAAGCATCCAAGTTCTAACATACAG AATGTTGCTGTTGAAGCCCTCAAGCACTACATTCCCACTTACTTTGTAATGATGGAGAACAAGGGAGTCAATGATATCATGTCAAGATATCTTGAACAGTTAAGTGACCCTAATGTGGCTGCAAGACGAGGATCAGCTCTGGCACTTGGTGTTCTACCTCTTGAGCTTCTGTCTAGAGGGTGGAAATCTGCAATAACAAAGCTCTGCCGTTCATGTAAAATTGAG GATAATCCGGATGATAGGGATGCTGAAGCACGGGTCAATGCTGTCAGAGGACTTGTATCTGTTTGCGAAACTTTATCTGAGGCTGGAGAAGCATCTGATTTTCTTTCTGGAGAAGATGGGATCGCCTTGTTTCCCCTTATTAAGAATGAAGTGATGAGCAGTCTTTTTATAGCTCTTGAAGATTATTCCACTGACAACAGGGGCGATATAGGTTCTTGGGTTCGTGAGGCAGCAATGGATGGCCTTGAGAGATGTACATATATTCTGTGCAAGAGAGATTCTCTAAATAAAGAGATATCATCTTCTTTACAACTTGAAAAAGGTGATAACTCGGGTGATGATCACTTCAGCTCATATTTTGAGGCTAGTTTGGCCAAAAATTTAGTTGGAGGCATTGTAAAACAAGCTGTGGAGAAGATGGATAAACTGCGGGAGTTAGCAGCAAGGATTCTCCAAAGACTCCTCCATAATAAAACCATTTTTGTGCCACATATACCACACAGGGAAATTCTTGAGCATATAGTTCCAAATGAGGCTGAGCTCCTGTGGGGG GTTCCAACATTTTCATATCCTCGTTTTGTTCAACTCCTTAAAGTTAGTTGCTATAGCATATATGTAGTGTCTGGGTTGGTTATCTCCATTGGTGGTCTACAAGAGTCTTTGAGAAAGGCATCGCTCAGTGCGTTGCTAGATTATCTTCAGAATAAAATAACTGAAGGCCACAATAAATCTAAAGAACCCAGTTTGTCATTGGACATTCTATGGATCCTTCAGAGATATCGAAGGTGTGATAGAGTCATTGTACCCACTTTGAAG ACTATTGAGATTCTCTTCAGTCGGAAGTTGTTGTTGAACATGGAG GATGAGACTCCAGTATTTTGTGCGGGCGTTCTGGATTCTCTCACTGTAGAGTTGAGAGGAACAAAGGACTTCTCTAAGTTAAATGCAGGAATTGCAATACTAGGATATATTGCTTCAATTTCAGATCCTATCAGCATTAAGGCATTCTCTCATCTACTGACTTTCCTTGCCCACCGTTATCCAAAG ATCCGAAAATATGCTGCTGAACAAGTATACCTCGTTCTTCTGGAAAATGAGAATCTAATTTCAGCAGACAAACTAAACGAAGCGACTGAAATCATTACTGAAACTTGCTGGGAAGGTGATGTAGAAGAAGCAAAGAAGAGAAGGCTGCTGCTGTACGAGATAGCCAATGTTGAAACTGCAGCAACAGTAAATGCTACTACTAAGAAAGAATCTGGAAAGGCTGTCGATCAAAATCAGGCTTCTGCTGATGAGGATGCGTCCTACTCTTCATTGGTGGGATCAGCTGGATATTAG
- the LOC125222665 gene encoding tubulin-folding cofactor D isoform X2, producing MISPLMDIVRSRAVELGTASNEITEVIQPICIIIYSLVTVCGYKSIIRFFPHQVSDLELAVSLLEKCHATNSDTSLRQESTGAMETKCVVLLWLSILVLIPFDLSSVDTSMASSDYTGKDEPPPLVLRILEICKNYLANAGPMRSIAGLLLSRLLTRPDMSKAFTSFIDWAHETLSSVEDSVIDHFRLLGVVEALAAIFKIGSTSVLLNVVPLLWNDASTLIKARTAIRSSLLRKYIIKLAQRIGLTVLPPRSATWHYVGRNKVLGENISLNETRNFEQLNNPVDTNSCDTSQEMSCLEEEDLDVPDVLEDIIELLLSGLRDTDTVVRWSAAKGIGRVASRLTYSLADEILSSVLELFSPSEGDGSWHGGCLALGELARRGLLLPISFPKVVPVIIKALHYDIRRGPHSVGSHVRDAAAYVCWAFGRAYNHRDMKNVLEQVAPHLLTVACYDREVNCRRAAAAAFQENVGRQGNFSHGIDIVNTADYFALSSRANSYLSVAVFIAQYDGYLRPFVDELLHNKICHWEKGLRELASTALSLLVKFEPEYFANVILDKLVPCTLSSDLCMRHGATLATGEVVLALHKQSYALPTDKQKTVAGIVPAIEKARLYRGKGGEIMRSAVSRFIQCISIAKISLTEKIKRSLLDTLNENLKHPSSNIQNVAVEALKHYIPTYFVMMENKGVNDIMSRYLEQLSDPNVAARRGSALALGVLPLELLSRGWKSAITKLCRSCKIEDNPDDRDAEARVNAVRGLVSVCETLSEAGEASDFLSGEDGIALFPLIKNEVMSSLFIALEDYSTDNRGDIGSWVREAAMDGLERCTYILCKRDSLNKEISSSLQLEKGDNSGDDHFSSYFEASLAKNLVGGIVKQAVEKMDKLRELAARILQRLLHNKTIFVPHIPHREILEHIVPNEAELLWGVPTFSYPRFVQLLKVSCYSIYVVSGLVISIGGLQESLRKASLSALLDYLQNKITEGHNKSKEPSLSLDILWILQRYRRCDRVIVPTLKTIEILFSRKLLLNMEDETPVFCAGVLDSLTVELRGTKDFSKLNAGIAILGYIASISDPISIKAFSHLLTFLAHRYPKIRKYAAEQVYLVLLENENLISADKLNEATEIITETCWEGDVEEAKKRRLLLYEIANVETAATVNATTKKESGKAVDQNQASADEDASYSSLVGSAGY from the exons ATGATTTCACCTCTGATGGATATTGTCCGATCAAGAGCGGTAGAATTAGGGACAGCCTCCAACGAGATCACTGAAGTGATCCAGCCTATATGcataataatatattcttTGGTTACAGTTTGTGGGTACAAGTCTATTATTAGGTTCTTTCCTCATCAGGTCTCAGATCTTGAACTTGCGGTATCCCTTTTGGAGAAATGTCATGCCACAAATTCTGATACCTCACTAAGGCAAGAAAGTACTGGAGCAATGGAAACAAAATGTGTCGTACTTCTTTGGCTTTCTATTCTTGTGTTGATTCCTTTTGACCTATCCTCTGTGGATACTAGCATGGCTAGTAGTGACTATACTGGGAAAGATGAGCCTCCTCCATTGGTATTGCGGATTTTAGAGATCTGTAAGAACTATCTAGCAAATGCAGGTCCTATGCGTAGCATAGCTGGATTGCTGCTGTCAAGGCTCTTAACACGGCCAGATATGTCAAAGGCATTCACCAG CTTTATTGATTGGGCGCATGAAACTCTTTCATCTGTGGAGGACAGTGTTATAGACCACTTTCGATTGTTAGGTGTAGTTGAAGCTTTGGCTGCCATCTTTAAG ATCGGTAGCACATCAGTATTGCTGAATGTAGTGCCACTTTTATGGAATGATGCATCTACTTTGATCAAGGCTCGTACTGCTATTCGGAGTTCTTTACTCCGTAAGTATATTATAAAGCTAGCCCAGCGGATTGGGTTAACAGTCTTGCCACCTCGCTCAGCAACTTGGCATTATGTG GGTAGAAACAAGGTTCTTGGAGAAAACATATCCTTAAATGAGACAAGAAATTTTGAGCAACTAAATAATCCCGTGGACACAAACTCCTGTGATACATCACAAGAAATGAGCTgccttgaagaagaagatttgGATGTTCCAGATGTCTTAGAAGATATTATTGAACTTTTGCTGTCAGGATTGAGAGATACG GACACTGTTGTGCGATGGTCTGCTGCAAAAGGTATTGGCCGTGTTGCTTCACGTTTAACTTACTCTCTTGCAGACGAGATCCTCTCATCCGTACTGGAACTCTTTTCTCCTAGTGAG GGAGATGGTTCATGGCACGGTGGGTGCTTGGCCCTAGGAGAACTTGCACGCAGAGGACTACTCTTACCAATCAGCTTTCCCAAAGTTGTTCCAGTGATCATAAAG GCTTTACATTATGATATTCGAAGAGGACCTCATAGTGTCGGATCCCATGTACGTGATGCTGCTGCCTATGTTTGTTGGGCTTTCGGCCGTGCATATAACCACCGAGACATGAAGAATGTGCTGGAACAGGTTGCCCCGCATCTTCTAACAGTGGCGTGCTATGACCGTGAG GTTAATTGCAGAAGAGCAGCAGCTGCTGCTTTCCAGGAAAATGTGGGGCGACAAGGGAATTTCTCCCATGGCATTGATATAGTGAATACTGCCGATTATTTTGCACTGTCATCTCGAGCGAACTCATATCTATCTGTTGCTGTTTTCATTGCTCAATATGATGGCTACCTTCGTCCGTTTGTGGATGAACTGTTGCACAATAAGATATGTCATTGG GAAAAGGGTTTGAGAGAACTTGCTTCCACTGCCCTTTCGTTGCTTGTAAAGTTTGAGCCTGAATATTTTGCAAATgtaattttggataaattaGTTCCTTGCACTTTATCATCTGACTTGTGCATGCGGCACGGTGCAACCTTGGCCACTGGGGAGGTAGTGTTGGCTCTTCATAAGCAAAGTTATGCCCTTCCCACAG ATAAGCAGAAAACAGTAGCTGGTATTGTTCCTGCAATTGAGAAAGCACGACTTTATCGTGGTAAAGGAGGAGAAATCATGCGTTCTGCTGTTTCTCGTTTCATTCAGTGCATCTCCATAGCTAAAATATCTCTAACTGAAAAGATTAAACGAAGTTTGCTTGATACCCTAAATGAGAATTTGAAGCATCCAAGTTCTAACATACAG AATGTTGCTGTTGAAGCCCTCAAGCACTACATTCCCACTTACTTTGTAATGATGGAGAACAAGGGAGTCAATGATATCATGTCAAGATATCTTGAACAGTTAAGTGACCCTAATGTGGCTGCAAGACGAGGATCAGCTCTGGCACTTGGTGTTCTACCTCTTGAGCTTCTGTCTAGAGGGTGGAAATCTGCAATAACAAAGCTCTGCCGTTCATGTAAAATTGAG GATAATCCGGATGATAGGGATGCTGAAGCACGGGTCAATGCTGTCAGAGGACTTGTATCTGTTTGCGAAACTTTATCTGAGGCTGGAGAAGCATCTGATTTTCTTTCTGGAGAAGATGGGATCGCCTTGTTTCCCCTTATTAAGAATGAAGTGATGAGCAGTCTTTTTATAGCTCTTGAAGATTATTCCACTGACAACAGGGGCGATATAGGTTCTTGGGTTCGTGAGGCAGCAATGGATGGCCTTGAGAGATGTACATATATTCTGTGCAAGAGAGATTCTCTAAATAAAGAGATATCATCTTCTTTACAACTTGAAAAAGGTGATAACTCGGGTGATGATCACTTCAGCTCATATTTTGAGGCTAGTTTGGCCAAAAATTTAGTTGGAGGCATTGTAAAACAAGCTGTGGAGAAGATGGATAAACTGCGGGAGTTAGCAGCAAGGATTCTCCAAAGACTCCTCCATAATAAAACCATTTTTGTGCCACATATACCACACAGGGAAATTCTTGAGCATATAGTTCCAAATGAGGCTGAGCTCCTGTGGGGG GTTCCAACATTTTCATATCCTCGTTTTGTTCAACTCCTTAAAGTTAGTTGCTATAGCATATATGTAGTGTCTGGGTTGGTTATCTCCATTGGTGGTCTACAAGAGTCTTTGAGAAAGGCATCGCTCAGTGCGTTGCTAGATTATCTTCAGAATAAAATAACTGAAGGCCACAATAAATCTAAAGAACCCAGTTTGTCATTGGACATTCTATGGATCCTTCAGAGATATCGAAGGTGTGATAGAGTCATTGTACCCACTTTGAAG ACTATTGAGATTCTCTTCAGTCGGAAGTTGTTGTTGAACATGGAG GATGAGACTCCAGTATTTTGTGCGGGCGTTCTGGATTCTCTCACTGTAGAGTTGAGAGGAACAAAGGACTTCTCTAAGTTAAATGCAGGAATTGCAATACTAGGATATATTGCTTCAATTTCAGATCCTATCAGCATTAAGGCATTCTCTCATCTACTGACTTTCCTTGCCCACCGTTATCCAAAG ATCCGAAAATATGCTGCTGAACAAGTATACCTCGTTCTTCTGGAAAATGAGAATCTAATTTCAGCAGACAAACTAAACGAAGCGACTGAAATCATTACTGAAACTTGCTGGGAAGGTGATGTAGAAGAAGCAAAGAAGAGAAGGCTGCTGCTGTACGAGATAGCCAATGTTGAAACTGCAGCAACAGTAAATGCTACTACTAAGAAAGAATCTGGAAAGGCTGTCGATCAAAATCAGGCTTCTGCTGATGAGGATGCGTCCTACTCTTCATTGGTGGGATCAGCTGGATATTAG